A part of Bartonella quintana genomic DNA contains:
- a CDS encoding sigma-54-dependent transcriptional regulator, with product MVGPILVASEDYGKRIELSAMLRGFGYRVIEAENSLRTIDLLHRRKNIVLALLDIVMSDLSVGDLIKMIRVAGVAVPIVVIAQQENQELLQKALTAGAVDYWIHPVTLLRLRITLDTLALISALEREVRYIRRKDENHLRFSDLYIKSRSMQIVLEQSKRAAASLQNLLIEGEVGTGRETLARIIHHEGLLSEGAFIRFQCSAIVDPEEENRQWFKEFLPLVSSLEKGTLCLCDVDRLEPIQQKRFAHYLKEREKVTKNKVFPFRIIAISTSRLMDLVKEDFFLRSLFEQFSQLSISVPALRELRDDFPDLTQRLIDRIITETGRSHVHGLAGSALSLLMQYDWPGNRGELENFLFRAILLSEGPLLTVRDFPQLMGNSLMSVPNIIESNIQEDHEQESVKFLDAAGHVRTFAEMERDIIEKAVKHYKGHMSEIARRLRIGRSTLYRKIEGLKAINSQERK from the coding sequence ATGGTTGGGCCGATTCTTGTTGCGAGTGAAGATTATGGGAAGCGTATAGAGCTTTCTGCTATGCTCCGAGGTTTTGGTTACCGTGTCATTGAAGCAGAAAATAGCCTCCGTACGATTGATCTTTTACACAGACGTAAAAATATTGTGCTTGCACTCCTTGATATTGTCATGAGTGATTTGAGTGTGGGTGATTTGATTAAAATGATTAGAGTTGCTGGTGTTGCTGTGCCTATTGTTGTGATAGCACAACAAGAAAATCAAGAGTTACTCCAGAAAGCTTTAACAGCGGGAGCTGTTGATTATTGGATTCATCCAGTTACATTACTGCGGTTGAGGATCACTTTGGATACTCTTGCTCTCATCTCTGCATTGGAGCGTGAGGTCCGTTATATTCGGCGAAAAGATGAGAATCATTTGCGATTTTCTGATCTCTACATAAAAAGTAGATCGATGCAGATAGTTTTAGAGCAATCGAAAAGAGCAGCGGCTTCTTTACAGAATCTTTTGATAGAAGGTGAAGTAGGAACTGGTCGTGAAACATTAGCCCGTATTATTCATCATGAGGGTTTGTTATCTGAGGGAGCTTTTATTCGCTTTCAATGTTCAGCTATCGTTGATCCAGAAGAAGAAAATCGCCAGTGGTTTAAAGAATTTTTACCACTGGTTTCTTCCCTTGAAAAAGGGACACTTTGCCTTTGTGATGTTGATCGACTTGAGCCCATACAGCAAAAGCGTTTTGCCCATTACCTTAAAGAAAGAGAAAAGGTTACAAAGAACAAAGTTTTTCCTTTTCGGATTATTGCTATTTCAACGTCTCGGTTGATGGATCTCGTTAAAGAAGACTTTTTTTTGCGTAGTTTGTTTGAACAGTTTTCTCAATTATCTATAAGCGTTCCGGCTTTACGAGAATTGAGGGATGATTTTCCAGATCTTACGCAACGTTTGATTGATCGCATTATTACGGAAACAGGGCGATCGCATGTACATGGTTTAGCAGGATCAGCTCTTTCATTGCTTATGCAGTATGATTGGCCTGGTAATCGGGGTGAACTTGAGAATTTTTTATTTCGTGCGATTTTGCTCAGCGAAGGACCATTGTTAACTGTTCGAGACTTCCCACAATTAATGGGAAATTCATTAATGAGTGTTCCAAATATCATCGAGAGTAATATACAAGAGGATCATGAACAAGAATCGGTAAAATTTTTGGATGCTGCTGGGCATGTTCGTACTTTTGCTGAGATGGAACGTGATATTATTGAAAAAGCGGTTAAGCATTATAAGGGACATATGAGTGAGATTGCTCGCCGTCTTCGTATAGGGCGCTCTACACTTTATCGCAAAATAGAGGGATTGAAAGCGATAAACAGTCAAGAACGGAAGTAA
- a CDS encoding phospholipase D family protein — translation MTLLQIVISFIIFFFIASMLAIYTYGRFVKNARGECSYALTVKKDETKLDRIISQLAEETDGLGVDKDALSLIISNLDAFCVRAIGAAQAGRSLDLMYYIWNDDLTGRLLLSEIVEAADRGVRVRLLLDDINAQARDPAYIALDKHPRIEVRMFNPGRSRKGGLRRGLEIILRAITVTRRMHNKAFIVDGRVAFVGGRNLADSYFDAGEESHFRDLDLMLIGPSVKKVETIFDDFWNSAVVLPIHTLVVPKSTSDLGYWKEKLRKFRDSKVAKVYLDYVKEHINFDCFIQTGKRLFLADKVVVLSDPPEKALRKKAGNWLMKALSQVIGDAQKTVQITSPYFVPGKVGTQSFRNLVSKGVDVKILTNSLAATDVALVHGGYVPYRKALLKSGVKLYELKPDGNMHGLRLFRSSKASLHTKAFLVDRKTAFIGSLNFDPRSAALNTEMGILFECAPITARLDLLFSEETTGEMSYNLRLDNNNRIYWDFIENEKQYSIDYEPESNFWRRAFTRIISWLPIESQL, via the coding sequence TTGACTCTGCTACAGATTGTTATCAGTTTTATCATATTTTTTTTTATTGCGTCTATGTTAGCGATCTATACATATGGACGTTTTGTTAAAAATGCTCGGGGGGAGTGTTCTTATGCATTGACTGTTAAGAAAGATGAAACCAAGCTTGACCGTATAATAAGTCAATTGGCGGAGGAAACGGATGGATTGGGGGTTGATAAAGATGCTCTTTCACTCATCATTAGCAATTTGGATGCATTTTGTGTTCGTGCGATAGGAGCAGCACAGGCTGGGCGTAGTCTTGATCTAATGTATTATATTTGGAATGATGATTTAACAGGGCGCTTATTATTAAGTGAAATAGTGGAGGCAGCTGATCGTGGTGTTCGGGTGCGCCTTCTTTTAGATGATATTAATGCTCAGGCACGTGATCCAGCTTATATTGCGCTGGATAAACATCCTCGTATTGAGGTGAGAATGTTTAATCCAGGGCGATCACGTAAGGGTGGTTTACGCCGTGGTTTAGAGATTATATTACGGGCAATTACTGTAACACGCAGAATGCATAATAAAGCTTTTATTGTGGATGGCCGAGTGGCTTTTGTAGGAGGACGCAATCTTGCAGATTCTTATTTTGACGCTGGTGAAGAATCACATTTTCGAGATTTAGATTTGATGTTAATTGGTCCATCGGTTAAAAAGGTGGAAACCATCTTTGATGACTTTTGGAATAGCGCTGTAGTTTTACCAATTCATACTTTGGTTGTTCCTAAAAGTACAAGCGACCTTGGTTATTGGAAGGAGAAATTACGAAAATTTCGTGATTCCAAGGTTGCAAAGGTTTATCTGGATTATGTTAAGGAGCATATTAATTTTGACTGTTTTATTCAAACAGGAAAGCGATTATTTTTAGCAGATAAAGTTGTTGTTCTTTCTGATCCTCCGGAGAAAGCATTGCGCAAAAAAGCTGGAAATTGGCTTATGAAAGCACTTTCACAGGTTATTGGAGATGCCCAAAAAACTGTTCAAATTACATCACCTTATTTTGTTCCTGGTAAGGTCGGTACGCAGAGTTTTAGAAATTTAGTTTCAAAAGGTGTTGATGTTAAAATTCTTACAAATTCCTTAGCAGCTACCGATGTGGCACTCGTGCATGGTGGTTATGTACCATATCGTAAAGCGCTTTTGAAAAGTGGTGTTAAGCTCTATGAGTTAAAGCCGGATGGAAACATGCATGGGTTGCGATTGTTTCGATCAAGTAAGGCCAGTTTACATACTAAAGCTTTTTTGGTTGATCGTAAAACTGCTTTTATTGGATCTTTAAATTTTGATCCTCGGTCAGCTGCGTTGAATACGGAAATGGGCATTCTTTTTGAATGTGCACCGATTACAGCGAGGTTAGATTTGCTTTTTTCTGAAGAAACGACCGGTGAAATGAGTTATAATCTCCGTCTTGATAATAACAACCGCATTTATTGGGATTTTATTGAAAACGAAAAGCAATACAGCATTGATTATGAGCCAGAAAGCAACTTTTGGCGTCGTGCCTTTACAAGAATAATAAGTTGGTTGCCCATTGAATCACAATTGTAG
- the guaB gene encoding IMP dehydrogenase, protein MAKIVETGTGALALTFDDVLLQPGHSVVMPNQVDLKTRIAADIELNLPLLSAAMDTVTESRLAIAIAQAGGLGVIHRNMSPAEQAEEVRQVKKFESGMVVNPVTIGPDATLEEAKALMHSYGISGIPVVENAAKSESIGRLVGILTNRDVRFASDPKQKIYELMTHENLITVRENVQLDEAKYLLHHHRIEKLLVVDKQNRCVGLVTVKDIEKAQLNPNATKDSQGRLRVAAASSVGNDGIERAERLIDAGVDVLVIDTAHGHSQRVLDAVERIKKMASSQVIIAGNVATPQATQALIDSGADAVKVGIGPGSICTTRIVAGVGVPQLAAIMSAAEIADKADIPVIADGGIKASGDFAKALAGGACAAMIGSLLAGTEESPGEVYLYKGRSFKAYRGMGSVGAMARGSADRYFQDEVRDELKLVPEGVEGQVAYKGPIAPVLHQLAGGLRASMGYVGAKNLAEFREKATFVRITNAGLHESHTHDVAITRESPNYRKPL, encoded by the coding sequence ATGGCAAAGATTGTTGAAACGGGGACAGGGGCGTTAGCATTAACTTTTGATGATGTACTTTTACAGCCTGGTCATTCGGTTGTCATGCCTAACCAAGTAGATCTTAAAACACGTATCGCAGCTGATATTGAGCTGAATTTGCCGTTGCTTTCTGCTGCAATGGATACCGTCACAGAATCACGTTTGGCAATTGCTATAGCTCAAGCTGGTGGTCTTGGTGTTATCCATCGTAATATGTCTCCTGCAGAGCAGGCTGAAGAAGTACGTCAGGTAAAAAAATTTGAATCTGGGATGGTTGTTAATCCAGTCACGATTGGTCCAGATGCAACACTTGAAGAGGCAAAAGCTTTGATGCACTCTTATGGTATTTCAGGTATTCCGGTTGTTGAAAATGCTGCTAAAAGTGAAAGTATTGGGCGACTTGTTGGCATTTTGACGAATAGAGATGTGCGTTTTGCATCAGATCCAAAACAGAAAATTTATGAATTAATGACGCATGAAAATTTGATTACAGTGCGTGAAAATGTCCAACTCGATGAAGCGAAGTATCTTTTACATCATCATCGTATTGAAAAATTATTGGTTGTAGATAAACAAAATCGCTGTGTTGGCTTGGTAACAGTCAAAGATATTGAGAAAGCACAATTAAATCCAAATGCTACCAAAGATTCGCAAGGCCGTTTGCGTGTTGCGGCTGCAAGTAGTGTAGGCAATGATGGTATTGAGCGGGCTGAACGATTAATTGATGCAGGTGTTGATGTGCTGGTAATTGATACGGCTCATGGACATTCTCAGCGTGTGCTAGACGCAGTTGAACGTATTAAAAAAATGGCATCCTCTCAGGTTATTATTGCTGGTAATGTAGCGACTCCGCAAGCAACACAAGCTTTGATTGATAGTGGTGCAGATGCTGTGAAAGTTGGTATTGGTCCTGGTTCTATTTGTACAACACGAATTGTTGCAGGTGTTGGTGTACCGCAGCTTGCGGCCATTATGAGTGCTGCAGAAATTGCTGACAAAGCAGATATTCCTGTGATTGCTGATGGTGGGATCAAAGCTTCTGGTGATTTTGCTAAAGCCTTGGCAGGTGGAGCTTGTGCTGCTATGATTGGTTCCCTTTTAGCGGGTACAGAAGAAAGTCCTGGTGAAGTTTATCTTTATAAAGGACGGTCTTTTAAAGCATATCGTGGCATGGGATCTGTTGGCGCTATGGCAAGAGGATCGGCAGATCGTTATTTTCAGGATGAAGTTCGTGATGAGCTTAAATTAGTTCCTGAAGGTGTTGAGGGTCAAGTTGCTTATAAAGGACCGATAGCGCCGGTTCTGCACCAGCTGGCTGGTGGATTGCGTGCTTCGATGGGTTATGTTGGGGCGAAAAATCTAGCGGAGTTTCGTGAAAAAGCGACATTTGTTCGTATTACCAATGCTGGACTCCACGAAAGTCATACACATGATGTTGCTATCACACGGGAAAGTCCAAATTATCGAAAACCTCTTTGA
- a CDS encoding RsmB/NOP family class I SAM-dependent RNA methyltransferase, whose product MRLGGRLQAAIDILKEIETRHCPAGQAIRAWGLSHRFAGASDRAAISTIVYDVLRRRYSLQWRMESDDMRDVVFGTLLDTGKMTIEQIDGELEGDRFAPQLLGSKQRQSWQRRQLVDAPDYIRGDIPQWCQAHLHPLFADNWEIEAAALATRPSLDLRVNSLKATPEKVLKELAKTKIQSLSWFPQALRIAPIEKFGRHPNIQMELAFQKGHFEIQDLGSQIVAHLVEAKESMQVLDYCAGAGGKTLALAASMKNQGQIYAYDSNKVRLASIFDRLQRASVRNVQVRAHREELKSLVSQMDRVLLDAPCSGTGTWRRRPDTKWRLTLEQVRQRQVEQRVILNEAMDYLKPNGRLVYITCSLFFGENEEQISLFLKQHSNFYPINMRTLWQKYFSFSPVQPIFSHYGLTLSPATTKTDGFFLSVLQKKH is encoded by the coding sequence ATGCGCTTAGGTGGGCGTTTGCAGGCGGCAATAGATATTCTAAAAGAGATAGAAACCCGGCATTGCCCTGCAGGTCAAGCTATAAGAGCTTGGGGGCTTTCTCATCGCTTTGCTGGAGCAAGCGACCGCGCAGCAATTAGTACAATCGTTTATGATGTCTTAAGACGGCGTTATTCTTTACAATGGCGTATGGAGAGCGATGATATGAGGGATGTCGTTTTCGGCACCTTATTAGATACTGGAAAAATGACGATTGAACAAATTGATGGTGAATTAGAAGGAGATCGATTTGCGCCCCAGTTATTAGGGTCTAAGCAGCGTCAATCATGGCAAAGGCGGCAATTAGTTGATGCACCAGACTATATTCGGGGTGATATTCCCCAATGGTGTCAAGCGCATTTGCATCCTTTATTTGCTGATAATTGGGAAATTGAAGCTGCTGCATTAGCAACCCGCCCTTCTTTAGATTTACGCGTGAATAGCTTGAAGGCAACGCCAGAAAAGGTACTTAAGGAATTAGCAAAAACCAAAATTCAGTCTTTGTCATGGTTTCCGCAAGCCTTAAGGATTGCACCGATTGAAAAATTTGGCCGTCATCCTAATATTCAGATGGAACTTGCTTTTCAAAAGGGGCACTTTGAAATACAGGACTTGGGGTCTCAGATTGTTGCTCACCTTGTAGAAGCAAAAGAAAGTATGCAGGTATTGGATTACTGTGCTGGTGCTGGTGGAAAAACGTTAGCCTTAGCTGCCAGTATGAAGAATCAAGGGCAAATTTATGCCTATGATTCAAATAAAGTTCGCTTGGCTTCTATTTTTGATCGTCTTCAACGCGCTAGTGTTCGTAACGTACAGGTGCGGGCGCACAGAGAAGAATTGAAGTCCTTAGTCAGTCAGATGGATAGAGTTTTGCTAGATGCACCATGTAGTGGTACAGGCACATGGCGGCGGCGTCCAGATACGAAATGGCGTTTAACGTTAGAACAGGTAAGACAGCGCCAAGTGGAACAGAGAGTTATTTTGAATGAGGCTATGGACTATCTTAAACCAAATGGGCGCTTAGTTTATATTACGTGCTCTCTTTTTTTTGGTGAAAATGAGGAACAAATTTCTCTTTTTCTTAAACAGCATTCCAATTTTTATCCAATAAATATGCGCACACTTTGGCAGAAATATTTTAGTTTTTCACCTGTGCAACCGATCTTTTCACATTA